One window of Phyllostomus discolor isolate MPI-MPIP mPhyDis1 chromosome 15 unlocalized genomic scaffold, mPhyDis1.pri.v3 mPhyDis1_scaffold_1, whole genome shotgun sequence genomic DNA carries:
- the LOC114489309 gene encoding disintegrin and metalloproteinase domain-containing protein 20-like, which yields MSSPTLCHTLSLLPSPLSGPSLGRFSVTISLVASGLGRWLGPGFCEDPPFLHSHGQLSLSGDMRWAEGSVTLRMPLLLLGLWVVLAPAQHSQGRPSWRYISSEVVIPRKELHHGKGVQAPGWLSYSLRFGGQRHVIHMRRKKLFLPRHLVLMTQDDQGTLQVDYPFVPLDCYYFGYLEEVPFSTVTMDTCYGGLTGMMKLDDLAYEIQPLKDSPGFEHVVSQIVADSSATGPMYTLGYKEERHPVFSQVNASAASRASSKTYASHQGFLKGCLISANSVYRQYNNVSTCAKFLINLGSLMNSMLQNVDLRYYISSLVIYNQGDPTSMSYYNIPGNAFHSHYISNIFLPLQPQTSLVVIQDGPHDNSFTPVLYGVCKDTNLLMLGVFSRHYFMLSIIATQLTARSFGLFYDEPECVCQRRTTCIMDRIPLITDAFSNCSLLHATHVVNYHRVHCSYSTDFQYFNSSLTLAMCGNSVVDDGEECDCGSFKQCYTNACCQSDCTFRPGSACNTGMCCTNCSFSPPGTLCRPIQNICDLPEYCLGLTSTCPEDVYLQDGTPCSEVSYCYHGNCTDRSVHCKEIFGEGAINAPDACYTINKRENRFGHCTIRLSHTLQACADADIQCGRLQCTNVTHLPRLQDHVGFHQSVIQGSLCFGVDLHIGTYTTDVGHVRPGTPCGGGYYCNNSVCNASVADMNYDCEPNKCNYRGVCNSKRNCHCHIGWEPPRCINKGAGGSLDSGPPPRRMRSVRQSDKSVVYFRVVFGRMYAFIAALLFGVATNVKIIKTTSTQETAI from the coding sequence ATgtccagccccaccctctgccacaCCCTGTCACTGTTACCTAGTCCCCTCAGTGGACCATCCCTGGGTAGATTTTCTGTCACTATCTCCTTGGTAGCAAGTGGCCTTGGCAGATGGTTGGGACCTGGCTTCTGTGAAGATCCTCCCTTTCTCCATTCCCACGGACAGTTGTCCCTGAGTGGAGACATGAGGTGGGCAGAGGGTTCAGTCACCCTGAGGATGCCCCTCTTGCTCCTTGGGCTCTGGGTGGTGCTGGCTCCAGCACAGCATTCTCAAGGCCGTCCCTCATGGCGCTATATCTCCTCCGAGGTGGTGATTCCAAGGAAGGAGCTGCACCACGGCAAAGGTGTTCAGGCACCAGGTTGGCTCTCCTACAGCCTGAGATTTGGGGGCCAGAGACATGTCATCCACATGCGGCGCAAGAAACTCTTTTTGCCCCGACATCTGGTGCTGATGACTCAGGATGACCAGGGAACCTTGCAGGTAGATTACCCCTTTGTCCCTCTTGACTGTTACTACTTTGGCTACCTGGAGGAGGTTCCTTTCTCTACAGTCACCATGGACACGTGCTACGGGGGCCTGACAGGTATGATGAAGTTGGATGACCTTGCCTATGAAATCCAGCCCCTCAAAGATTCCCCAGGCTTTGAACACGTAGTTTCTCAGATAGTGGCAGACTCCAGTGCCACTGGACCCATGTATACACTGGGGTACAAAGAAGAGAGGCATCCCGTGTTCTCTCAAGTGAATGCCAGTGCAGCCTCCAGGGCCAGCAGTAAGACATATGCAAGCCAccaaggatttttaaaaggatgtCTTATAAGTGCCAATTCAGTTTATAGGCAATACAACAATGTGTCAACATGTGCCAAATTCCTGATAAATCTAGGTAGTTTAATGAACTCTATGCTCCAAAATGTTGATTTAAGGTACTACATCAGCTCCCTAGTCATTTATAACCAGGGAGATCCCACCTCCATGAGCTACTATAATATACCAGGGAATGCATTTCATTCCCATTATATAAgcaacatttttcttcctcttcaaccACAAACAAGCTTAGTTGTGATTCAAGATGGGCCCCATGACAATAGTTTTACCCCAGTCTTATATGGTGTCTGCAAAGACACTAATCTCCTCATGCTGGGTGTTTTTTCAAGACATTATTTTATGTTATCAATTATAGCCACCCAATTAACTGCAAGaagttttggtttattttatgaTGAACCCGAATGTGTTTGCCAGAGAAGGACCACCTGCATCATGGACAGGATCCCTCTGATTACAGATGCCTTCAGTAACTGTTCCTTGCTGCATGCAACACACGTAGTTAATTATCACAGGGTACACTGTTCCTACAGCACTGACTTTCAGTATTTCAATAGTAGCCTGACATTAGCTATGTGTGGAAACTCTGTGGTGGATGATGGAGAGGAGTGTGACTGTGGCTCCTTCAAGCAGTGTTACACCAATGCCTGCTGCCAAAGTGACTGCACCTTTAGACCTGGAAGTGCTtgtaacacaggcatgtgttGCACAAACTGCAGTTTCTCACCCCCGGGGACACTCTGCAGGCCAATCCAGAACATATGTGACCTTCCAGAGTACTGCCTTGGGCTGACCTCCACATGCCCTGAAGATGTGTATCTGCAAGATGGAACCCCATGTAGTGAAGTCAGCTACTGCTATCATGGAAATTGTACCGACCGCAGTGTGCACTGCAAGGAGATCTTTGGTGAAGGTGCAATAAATGCTCCAGATGCCTGCTACACcattaataaaagggaaaatcGATTTGGACATTGTACAATTCGTCTTTCCCACACCTTACAGGCTTGTGCTGATGCTGACATTCAGTGTGGACGTCTACAGTGTACCAATGTCACACATCTGCCTAGGTTGCAAGACCATGTTGGATTCCATCAGTCTGTGATACAGGGGTCCTTGTGTTTTGGAGTGGATTTACACATTGGGACATACACAACTGATGTTGGTCACGTGAGACCTGGTACCCCCTGTGGTGGTGGGTATTACTGTAACAACAGTGTATGCAATGCTTCTGTTGCTGACATGAACTATGACTGCGAACCTAACAAATGCAACTACAGGGGAGTTTGCAACAGTAAAAGGAACTGCCACTGCCATATAGGCTGGGAACCTCCTCGGTGCATAAACAAAGGTGCTGGAGGGAGTCTCGACAGTGGACCCCCTCCAAGAAGAATGCGGTCAGTGAGACAAAGTGATAAGTCTGTGGTGTACTTTAGGGTGGTCTTTGGGCGCATGTATGCCTTCATAGCTGCCCTCCTTTTTGGAGTGGCCACCAATGTGAAAATAATCAAGACCACTTCCACTCAAGAAACTGCCATATGA